The genomic region GCCGACCCCATCGCACAGCAAGTCAGGTCGGGTGCGGAGCTGGTCGTCGTACAGACCAGCAACGCGATGTTCACCGGGACCAGCCAACGCGAGCAACAGTTCACGATGTCTCGAGCTCGCGCCCTGGAGACCGGCCGCACGGTGATCGTGGCCTCCCTGAACGGGATCAGCGGCATCATCACCGCTGACGGTGAGGTGCTGGCTCGCTTGGAGGAGCGCACGACCGACACCATGCTGGAGGAGGTGGCGACCAGCAGAGCCGCAACTCCCGCCCTTCGGCTCATGCCGGTCATCGATGCTTCGCTGCTCGGTGTCGCGGCGATCGGGGCCATCTGGGCTCTGATCGCAAGTTCCATGGGTCGGCTCCGTGCGAGACCGGATCGCTGACGTGGATGCCGAGGTCGCGCGGGGTCGTCGGAGCCATCCATACCCCGGCCCCGTATCATGCTCGTGAGCGATAGACCCGCGGCCCAGACCAGGAGAGTGGTCCCTGGCGAGTGCCGGTCTGAGAAGGGGTGAGGCCGTGCCTGAGGAGCCTGCCCACCCGTCGTGGCCCCTCGAGAGCGCGACCGAGGCCCCGGGTTCGTCCCCTCGGATCAGTCGGCGTACCGCCCTGCTCCTCGGTGGCGCCGCCGCGCTGGCCGGAGGCGGGGCGATAGGGCTCCCGCGCTGGATCGACGGCGACTCCTCGCCCCGGCTCATGACGCCGACCGATCCCGCGGTCGCCGCCGCCGAAGAAGCTCGCCGTCGAACCGGGCGGGTGGTCGAGCGCACGTTGACGCCCGCGCCGAGCCGCGTCGACCTCGGCGGTCGAGTGGTCGACACGTGGAGCTATGACGGCTCCCTGCCCGGCAAGCCGATCGAGGTGACCGCGGGTGACGAGCTGAGTGTGCGCCTCGTCAACGGGCTGGCCGAGCCGACCAGCGTGCACTGGCACGGCGTTGCGCTACGCAACGACATGGACGGCGTACCCGATCTCACCCAGAGGGCCACGGCTCCGGGCGCGGAGTTCGCCTACGACTTCGTCGTACCCGATCCGGGGACGTACTGGTTCCATCCACACGTGGGCGTGCAACTCGACACCGGTCTTTATGCGCCCTTGGTCGTCGCCGACCCGGCCGAGCCCGGGAAGTACGACGAGGAGGTCGTGCTCGTCCTCGACGATTGGACCGACGGATGGGGTAAGCCTCCGGCGGACCTACTGGCCGGGTTCCGCCGTGACGGCATGGGCGACATGAGTGGCATGGACGGCATGGACGGCATGGACGGCATGGACGGCATGGACGGCATGGACGGCATGGACGGCATGGACGGCATGGACGGCATGGAGATGGGCATGCCCTCGGCCGATGAGCCGTTGGGCGCCGATACCGGTGACGTCTCCTACCCGGCCCACCTGATCAACGGGCGGCTTCCGTCGGCACCCGTCACCGTCACAAGTGCGCCGAACCAGAGGATCAGGTTCCGGATCATCAACGCGGCTTCCGACACGGCGTACCGGTTCGCCGTCGGCGGCCACCGGCTCACGGTCACCCACACGGACGGCTTCCCGGTCGTCCCGATCGTGGTCGACGCCCTCATCGTCGGCATGGGTGAGCGGTACGACGTGGTCGTGACCGCCGGCGATGGGGTCTTCCCCATCGTGGCCAGCCCCGAGGGGAAGATGGATCCAGAAGCGCGGGCCCTGCTGCGCACCGCGAGCGGCGAGGTGCCGCCGCTCGGTCGAAGCCCGGCCGAGCCTTCTCGCCGACTGCTTTCCTATGCCGACCTGGTTGCGGCTCCGGAGGTCGAGCTCGGAGCCGGACACGTCGACAGGGAGTTGACGATGAAGCTCACCATGGACGACCAGGGACGGCGGTGGCTGTTCAACGGTCGGACCTTCGAGGAGCACGAACCGCTGGCCGTGGCCGCCGGCGAACGGGTGAGGGTGCGCCTGGTCAACGACTCGATGATGTTCCACCCGATCCATCTGCACGGGCACACTTTCGCGGTGGCCCGGCGCGACGGACGCGGCGTCCGCAAGGACAACCTCAACGTGCTGCCGATGGAGCAGGTCGACATCGACCTGGTGGCGGACAACCCCGGGCGCTGGGCGGTCCACTGCCACAACGTCTACCACATGGAGCTGGGCATGATGACCTCGATCGCCTACGAGGTCTGACCCCATACCGAGGAGGCTCGATGTTCTTGAACCCGCTGCCACGCCTGAGCATCACAGTGATCGCCGGGCTCGCAGCGGTGATTCTGCTCAGCGCCTGCGGGAGTGACCCGTCCCCGAACGCGGACGACACCGCGGTGAGGGTCTCGCCGGCGACCTTTGCCGACCTCATCGCCAAACCGGCGACCTTCGTCCTCAACGTGCACACACCCGACGAGGGTTCCATTCCGGGCACCGAGGCGAACATCCCGTTCGACCGGCTGCGCACGCGGGTGGACGAGCTACCGGCCGACAGTTCCGCGCTGATCGCCGTCTACTGCCGCTCGGGCAATATGAGCACCTTGGCCACGGTGACGCTCAGCGACCTGGGCTACACCGACGTCATCGAACTCGACGGCGGGATGGAGGCATGGCGGGCCGACGGCCGGGCACTGCTGCCCCCCGATCAGGCTGCCCGGAAGCGGGGATGACGGCCTAAGAGCCCATTGTCGCGTGCCGGGTCTGATGGAGGCTCTCATTCCACGGAAGGATGAGAGTCATGGCAGCACCGAGGAAGTATCCCGAGGAGCTTCGGGAGCGGGCAATCAGGATGGCGGTCGATCTGCGGCGTGACCCGGCGACCAGGACCGGCGCACTGAAGCGGGTCGGCGATCAGCTGGGGATCAATCCCGAGACGTTGCGCAACTGGGTCTCCCAGGCCGAGGTCGACGAGGGCCACCGTCCCGGCGTCAGCAGCACCGAGGCGCAGCGCATCGCCGAGCTCGAGCGTGAGGTCAAGGAGCTACGGCGGGCCAACGAGATCTTGCGGACGGCCTCGGCTTTTTTCGCCGCGGCGGAGCTCGACCGCAAGCTGAAGTGACCACGGCGGTGCTGGTCGAGTACATCGACCAGCACCGGGCGAGGTTCGGGGTCGAGCCGATCTGCACCGTCCTACGCAAGGCAGGGATGCAGATCGCCCCGAGCACCTACTACGCCGCGAAGTCCCGGCCGCCCTCGGCACGCGCTGTCGCCGACGCGCAGCGCCTGGAGGTGATCCGGCAGGTCCACACCGACAACTACGGCGTCTACGGGGTCCGCAAGATGCACGCCGAGCTCAACCGGCGCGGTCACCGTATCGCCAGGTGCACCGTGCACCGGCTGATGCGCGCCGAGGGGCTGCGCGGGATCAGCAGAGCCAAAGGGCCGCGCACCACGATCCCCGGCACCGGCCCGGATGCCCGCCCGGACCTGCTGGACCGCGACTTCAAGGCACCTGCACCGAATCGTGTCTGGGTCGCGGACATCACCTACTGCCGCACCTTCGCCGGCTGGGTCTACGCCGCGTTCGTCATCGACGTCTACTCCCGCCGAGTGGTGGGCTGGCAGCTGTCGAAGAGCCTGCGCACCGACCTGGCGCTGGACGCTCTCGAGATGGGGCTGTGGACCCGCGAGCACGCCGGCCAGGACACCACCGGCGTCATAGCCCACAGCGATAAGGGCGTTCAATACCTCGCGGTTCGCTACACCCAGCGCCTGGCCGAGGCCGGCGCCGTCGCATCCGTCGGGTCGACGGGCGACTCGTATGACAACGCCCTGGCCGAGGCGTTCAACTCGCTGTTCAAGGCCGAGCTGATCCGCAACAAGGGCCCCTGGAAGAACATCGACGACCTCGAGATCGCCGTCGCTGAGTACATCGACTGGTTCAACCACCGACGCCTGCACGGCGAGATCGGACTCGTCCCACCCGTCGAGTTCGAGGAAGAGCACTACCGGCACAACCCCGCGCCGACTACCGTCGACGCGTCACTTCAGAGCCTCCACTGAACCCGGCACGCGACACAGTGATCATGCCGCTTCTGCGGTCGCGTAGATCATCTCAAACTCGACGGGCGTGAGCTTCCCGAGGGCGCGTTGCCGGCGGCGTCGGTTGTACTTGGTTTCGATCCAGGTGACGATCGCGAGGCGGAGGTCTTCGCGGGTGTCCCAGCGCTGGGTGTCGAGGACGTTCTTCTGCAACAGGGAGAAGAAGCTCTCCATGCTGGCGTTGTCGCCGGCTCCGTAGGAGCGTCCCATCGAGCCGACCAGGTCGTTGTTCGCCAGGAGCCGCTGGGTGCGCTTGGCTCGAAATTGACCGCCTCTGTCTGAGTGGCACACGGTCCCGGTCGGCGATCGGAGCGCGATGGCGTTGCGCATCGCAGCACGGGCCAGGGACGACTTCATCCTGGTGTCGATGGAGTAGCCGACGATCTTGTTGCTGAACACGTCCTTGATCGCGCAGATGTAGAGCTTCCCTTCCCGCGTGGGGTGCTCGGAGATGTCCCAGAGCCACACCTTGTTCGGCTCATCGGCAACGAACTCGTGGCGGACCACACCGTGCTCGTCGACAACCGCCAGGAGGTCGTCGTGCGGCGCAGGACCGGTGGAACCGGCCTTGCTGCGCTTCTTGTGGTGTGACGCGGTGATGCCGGCGATGCGGCAGAGCCGGTGGACGCGGTTCTCCCCGACGGTGATGCCGTGCTCGAGGTCGAGCTCGTCGGTGAGGAACCTGTAGCCGAGCGTCGCGTCGTCGGCATGGAGGTCGTAGAGGACGTCGATGAGGTGCGCGTCGTCCCAGTCTCGCTGACAGACCGGGTCTTTGAGCCACTTGTAGTACCCCTGGGTCGACAAGCCCAGGACCCTGCACGCCACCGCGACCGGCACCCTGATCGGGGCACCGGTCGCGGCCATCTCACGGACGAGCGGGAAGACTATTTTCCCGGCAGGTTCGCCTGCGAAAGGTAGGCAGCAGCCCGGCGGAGGACCTCGTTCTCCTGCTCGAGCAGCCGGATCCGCTTGTTGGCTTCACGCAGTTGCTTGCGCTCGTCGTCGGTCAGGCCGGGCCGCCGGCCGTCCTCGACGTCGGCCTGCTTCATCCAGTTCGCCAGCGAGCCTTCGGAGATGCCGAAGTCCTTCGCGATTTGAGACAGCGGGGCCTGGCCCTTGCGAGCCACGGCCACGACGTCGTTACGGAACTCCTTGGGATAGGGCTTTGCCACGGGGACATCCTTCCGCCTGAGGCCGAAACCTCAGAGGTCAGGTGTCAACCAACCGCGGGGCAGACCCTGTCCGATGACCGCGCAGTCTTCGAGGCGCTAGGGCGGCAGGTCGTGTTCGTGCCCGCACCCGACAATGAGCCGCTTCGCATCTGCGACTAGGTGAGACGAGCCCTGCCAAACGCACGGACTTCGGCTGATCCGGTCGTCCGGGTGACCAACCCGCAAACGGCGACGTCCTCAACGGTGGTCGGGATCAGCGGCTGTCGTCCCGCAGAGGATCGTGCTGCGGTTCATAGTGCTGGGTTGCTGTGGCCGCAGGTGTCTGGAGCGGCTGCGAAGGCTGTTCGTCGAATGAGAGCAGTGGCCCGCGTGGTGGCTACTGCAGGAGTGTGACTGCGACGACGGTGACTGTCCCGTTGTTGAGGCCGTGCAGGGCCAGGGGTGCCCACAAGGTGCGGTGGGCGCGCACCAGGAGCGCGGCACCGAGTCCGATCAGGAACTGAAGCAGGATCACCGGGGGCACAACGTGGACTACACCGAAGACGATCGCTGACCCGCCGAGTGCGGCCGCGATGCCGAAGCGCTGCTCGAGCCAGCCGAAGAGAAGTCGTCTGAACAGGATCTCTTCCAGCGCTGGGACCAGGATCGTGACACACACAGCGGTTGCCAGCACCCCGACAGCACCGAGTGCCAACGCGTCAGCCGAGTTCGACGTCGTGGAGGTCGTCTCGGCTGGGCCGATGCCGATGAGTGTCCCGATGAGGATGGTGAGAAGCAGGGCTGTGACCCAGAGCAGAGGCACCTCCCACAACAGATGCCACAGAGAGCGGCGGCGTGCTCGTACGAAGCCGAGATCCCGTCCGGCCCATCCCCGACGGAGCAGGGCCATGTAGAGGCTGACACCGGCCGCGATGGTGGCCAAAGGTATGGCGATGCTGACCAGCCAGGGCTGGTCGAGAGCGACGCCGGTCACGATGACGAGGACCGCGACAACACCGGGTCCCACTACGACAGCCAGGCCCGCGAGGAGCAGGTCAACGCCGGTGACCGGGCGCGGGAAGGTTTGTTGGGGAGCGCTGCGTCGAGACTCAGCCGCGGTGACGGCTTCGGAGGGTGTGGTGTCACTGTGCACGGCCGACCGCCTCCGCTGCTGTCATGAATGCCCGCCACTGCTCAAGCAGGTCCTCTCGCAGCGTGTGCCCCTCGGCGGTCAGCTCGTAGACCTTCCGCGCGGGACCGGACTCACTCTGTTCCCATTGCGCAACGATCGCACCTTCGTCCTCGAGCCGCACGAGAGCCGGGTAGAGCTGGGCACCCTTGATCGGTTGGAGTCCCGCCGACACCAGAGCCTGCGAGATGCCATACCCGTGTCGGGGTGCGACCGCAAGGACGCTCAGCACGAGCATCGGCAGCGAGGCTCGTTGCCACGCCGCGATGCTCATCGCTGTGTCGTCCACGGTCGGCGGTCCCATCCGACCAAGAAGGCGCCGGCCGCCATGAGGAAGAAGGCAACCGCCACCGGGATCGTCACCATCCCCCAGCTCTGGTTGGCCATGACGAGCACGGCGAGGCACAACGGCGTACCGACCGCTGCGATCGTGGACATCGCCCAGAACCGTCTGCGCGCAGTCCTGTCGGCCCGGGCGACTTCGTGAGCAAGGATGAGTGGATGTCCGAACTCCGAGTAGGCCGACATCCCTCCGGCCGCCAGGGTCTGCTCGATCTCAGCGACGTGACCGCGGGCCGTGACAGCCGGCACCAGACGTGCACGCAGACCTCCCCTGAAGCGACGCAGCCACTGCGAGTCGTCCCAATTCTCGCGAAGCTCTTGTTGCGGCATCCGGTCCGCGATGACGAGAGTCGCGATTCCCGGGACCAGCAGACCGACCACCAGAAGCGGCAGCGGTACGTCACTCGCCGCGACGTGGCCGGCTCCCACCTTGGCCGCACAGGCGATGCCAGCAACGGCGACGGCACCGGCACCGACCCCGGCAGCTACAGCGGCGGCCGACCGACCGGATGAGAAGAGCGCCCGGGCGATGACCCAGCCCAAGAACGCGACCAGCAAGCTCGCGCCCACTAGAACGAGCGCGGTGTCGATGTCGATGGACCAACCGCTGCGGATGATCGCTACCAACGAGGCCACCACGCCGAGCCCCACCAGCATGCCGCCCACCTCCTTGAGCGCCGGCTGGAGGCCGCCGCCCAGCGAGGTCCGCACCTCCTCCTCCACCGTGGCGAGCTCGGCTGCGTCCTCGGAGGCCAGCTCTTCGGCGTCGCCGAAGAGTTCCGCCGCGGACAGCTTCATCTCGCGGACCGTGCCCGCCAGCTCGCGCTCACGCTCCTCGAGCGCAAGCGCCGGCACGTTCCTGTCCGCCATCGACGTCCGGTACCTCGCAACCCACTCCCGGTCCCCGACCGGCCACATGCTGGCGCCCACCGCCACCACTCCCATACCTAGATCGAAACAATACCTAGATACAACCATGCGGGACCGGTCGGTGCAAACGGACCCGCACGAACCCCGTGCCGGTGCTGATTTCGGGCTCTCGCTGTGACCGCGACACGTTCGGCTAACGGCGACGCTGACGCCAGCGGTCCGGGGGCCGTGCCTGGCGCTGGATCGGTCGTTCCGGAGCGAGGGTCAGGTCAGTGCGTATAGAGCAACGTCGTGGACTGTCTCGCCGACTTGCTGAGCGCGGCGCAGCGTACCCTCGAACTCGAAGCCGAGACGCTCGGCGA from Nocardioides salarius harbors:
- a CDS encoding multicopper oxidase family protein; protein product: MTPTDPAVAAAEEARRRTGRVVERTLTPAPSRVDLGGRVVDTWSYDGSLPGKPIEVTAGDELSVRLVNGLAEPTSVHWHGVALRNDMDGVPDLTQRATAPGAEFAYDFVVPDPGTYWFHPHVGVQLDTGLYAPLVVADPAEPGKYDEEVVLVLDDWTDGWGKPPADLLAGFRRDGMGDMSGMDGMDGMDGMDGMDGMDGMDGMDGMDGMEMGMPSADEPLGADTGDVSYPAHLINGRLPSAPVTVTSAPNQRIRFRIINAASDTAYRFAVGGHRLTVTHTDGFPVVPIVVDALIVGMGERYDVVVTAGDGVFPIVASPEGKMDPEARALLRTASGEVPPLGRSPAEPSRRLLSYADLVAAPEVELGAGHVDRELTMKLTMDDQGRRWLFNGRTFEEHEPLAVAAGERVRVRLVNDSMMFHPIHLHGHTFAVARRDGRGVRKDNLNVLPMEQVDIDLVADNPGRWAVHCHNVYHMELGMMTSIAYEV
- a CDS encoding rhodanese-like domain-containing protein, whose amino-acid sequence is MFLNPLPRLSITVIAGLAAVILLSACGSDPSPNADDTAVRVSPATFADLIAKPATFVLNVHTPDEGSIPGTEANIPFDRLRTRVDELPADSSALIAVYCRSGNMSTLATVTLSDLGYTDVIELDGGMEAWRADGRALLPPDQAARKRG
- a CDS encoding IS3 family transposase (programmed frameshift) gives rise to the protein MAAPRKYPEELRERAIRMAVDLRRDPATRTGALKRVGDQLGINPETLRNWVSQAEVDEGHRPGVSSTEAQRIAELEREVKELRRANEILRTASGFFRRGGARPQAEVTTAVLVEYIDQHRARFGVEPICTVLRKAGMQIAPSTYYAAKSRPPSARAVADAQRLEVIRQVHTDNYGVYGVRKMHAELNRRGHRIARCTVHRLMRAEGLRGISRAKGPRTTIPGTGPDARPDLLDRDFKAPAPNRVWVADITYCRTFAGWVYAAFVIDVYSRRVVGWQLSKSLRTDLALDALEMGLWTREHAGQDTTGVIAHSDKGVQYLAVRYTQRLAEAGAVASVGSTGDSYDNALAEAFNSLFKAELIRNKGPWKNIDDLEIAVAEYIDWFNHRRLHGEIGLVPPVEFEEEHYRHNPAPTTVDASLQSLH
- a CDS encoding IS3 family transposase (programmed frameshift), encoding MAKPYPKEFRNDVVAVARKGQAPLSQIAKDFGISEGSLANWMKQADVEDGRRPGLTDDERKQLREANKRIRLLEQENEVLRRAAAYLSQANLPKIVFPLVREMAATGAPIRVPVAVACRVLGLSTQGYYKWLKDPVCQRDWDDAHLIDVLYDLHADDATLGYRFLTDELDLEHGITVGENRVHRLCRIAGITASHHKKRSKAGSTGPAPHDDLLAVVDEHGVVRHEFVADEPNKVWLWDISEHPTREGKLYICAIKDVFSNKIVGYSIDTRMKSSLARAAMRNAIALRSPTGTVCHSDRGGQFRAKRTQRLLANNDLVGSMGRSYGAGDNASMESFFSLLQKNVLDTQRWDTREDLRLAIVTWIETKYNRRRRQRALGKLTPVEFEMIYATAEAA
- a CDS encoding CPBP family intramembrane glutamic endopeptidase, whose amino-acid sequence is MHSDTTPSEAVTAAESRRSAPQQTFPRPVTGVDLLLAGLAVVVGPGVVAVLVIVTGVALDQPWLVSIAIPLATIAAGVSLYMALLRRGWAGRDLGFVRARRRSLWHLLWEVPLLWVTALLLTILIGTLIGIGPAETTSTTSNSADALALGAVGVLATAVCVTILVPALEEILFRRLLFGWLEQRFGIAAALGGSAIVFGVVHVVPPVILLQFLIGLGAALLVRAHRTLWAPLALHGLNNGTVTVVAVTLLQ
- a CDS encoding PadR family transcriptional regulator encodes the protein MSIAAWQRASLPMLVLSVLAVAPRHGYGISQALVSAGLQPIKGAQLYPALVRLEDEGAIVAQWEQSESGPARKVYELTAEGHTLREDLLEQWRAFMTAAEAVGRAQ